A single region of the Accipiter gentilis chromosome 6, bAccGen1.1, whole genome shotgun sequence genome encodes:
- the LOC126039177 gene encoding serine palmitoyltransferase small subunit B-like: MDIKSLKSYLYWLYCQFELITCSYLMEPWEKLLFYTFNITMLVMVLYTAYIFVPVHISTAFQFFLHLLGNQHENTVSLVK, encoded by the coding sequence ATGGATATTAAGAGCCTGAAGAGCTATCTCTATTGGCTGTACTGCCAGTTTGAACTAATCACCTGCAGCTATCTCATGGAGCCCTGGGAAAAACTGCTTTTCTACACTTTCAACATTACTATGTTAGTTATGGTATTATACACTGCTTACATCTTTGTCCCTGTCCACATTAGCACGGCTTTTCAATTCTTCTTGCACTTACTTGGAAACCAACATGAAAATACTGTTTCTCTTGTGAAGTAA